In the genome of Kitasatospora cathayae, one region contains:
- a CDS encoding bifunctional glycosyltransferase/CDP-glycerol:glycerophosphate glycerophosphotransferase, with protein sequence MAPRLSIVVPIYNVERYLVECLDSIAAQTFTDFECVMVDDGSKDDSAALAEAYAAKDSRFRLVRQVNKGLGAARNTGIRHIDPDSEFLCFVDSDDSMPPSAYELMINTLEETGSDFCTGNVLRFRAVGYYQSGGHAKPFKETRLKTHITELPALVTDRTAWNKVYRRSFFDAAGLLYPEGILYEDAPVSVPHHYLAKSVDVLSEPIYHWREREVGEMSITQMRTNPKGLVDRVASVELVRAWLKKQTEPRFAEYLRSYDENTLVEEIPMFFWSVVDGDKDYRDAYVQHVSRLLRSIGQEQVRKLRAPLRLKYHLTLQNRVDELVEQIKYEGESGGGVQARGLLRPYADYPFLRGGRKSVPSGVLKLDNSLVMRSRLYESAWVGGKLRLTGHAYPEQLGAANKHDMVRTLVLREAKGRRVIAVPMKTQYSPEATASCNHDLYNCDWSGFTVSLDPKKLKHRGQWKDGHWRVLVAGAGKGGIYKGRISAGWHDTAESIPPHWVEPDVRIVPWVRDNFVYLHVETVKARVTGLAAHGDRVEVSGAARSGASFAGARLRLTHIESDRELSFPVELGAPVGALQPFTSSVEVAELTAVREAWAELDPVAAERVRDRWDSALVLADGSVLPLVWDDRNAPEQLHLPLDPQAPAEQRRAIYTKPSPSGHLQFSDQLLQPVVDEVASRGADGFLLSGSFPLPGAHRWELVVRHHWREEEHVYPVEISDGRFRTALPAVPTASFAGRVPLAAGTWRVFFRPVGDSAAALPDSFVQISPDCFGSLPVEVESRGKRIALERRYHDGLSLESHSALLPEERSGYRQRQLRSVDYPAARRLPVRDTVLYNAGHGSVYADSPKAVHEELVRRGLPLEHLWGSDDMQADLPRTARAVRLWSPEWFEALATAKYIVTSTHLPDFFVRRPGQVVVQTWLGSPLKQVGFDFEKVWFTDSNYLKGLSREVPNWSLLVAGNSWSAPVLRRAFDFQGEILESGSPRNDLLFAADREKTAEQVRERLGLPEGKKVVLYAPTWREDRRRPNGGYQIDLRIDLAAAKAALGDDQVLLVRRHNMMCGQIPGAGNGYIWDVGSYPDMAELLLITDVLVTDYSSSVFDFATTGKPMLFFTHDLEHYRDNLRGFSLNFEAEAPGPLLATSEELVEALGRVDEVAAGYADRAAAFRAAYCDLDDGKAAARVVDAMLRKE encoded by the coding sequence ATGGCTCCCCGCCTCTCCATCGTCGTTCCGATCTACAACGTCGAGCGTTACCTCGTCGAATGCCTCGACTCGATCGCCGCCCAGACCTTCACGGACTTCGAGTGCGTCATGGTCGACGACGGTTCGAAGGACGACAGCGCGGCGCTCGCCGAGGCGTACGCGGCGAAGGACTCGCGGTTCCGGCTGGTCCGGCAGGTGAACAAGGGCCTCGGGGCGGCCCGCAACACCGGCATCCGGCACATCGACCCGGACTCCGAGTTCCTCTGCTTCGTGGACAGCGACGACTCGATGCCGCCGAGTGCGTACGAGTTGATGATCAACACGCTGGAGGAGACCGGCTCGGACTTCTGCACCGGCAACGTGCTGCGGTTCCGCGCGGTGGGCTACTACCAGTCCGGCGGGCACGCGAAGCCGTTCAAGGAGACCCGGCTCAAGACCCACATCACCGAGCTCCCGGCGCTGGTCACCGACCGCACCGCGTGGAACAAGGTGTACCGCCGCTCCTTCTTCGACGCCGCGGGCCTGCTCTACCCCGAGGGCATCCTGTACGAGGACGCGCCGGTCAGCGTGCCGCACCACTACCTCGCCAAGAGCGTGGACGTGCTCTCCGAGCCGATCTACCACTGGCGCGAGCGCGAGGTCGGCGAGATGTCGATCACCCAGATGCGCACCAACCCCAAGGGCCTGGTCGACCGGGTCGCCTCGGTCGAGCTGGTCCGTGCCTGGCTGAAGAAGCAGACCGAGCCGCGCTTCGCCGAGTACCTGCGCTCCTACGACGAGAACACCCTCGTCGAGGAGATCCCGATGTTCTTCTGGTCCGTCGTGGACGGCGACAAGGACTACCGGGACGCCTACGTCCAGCACGTCAGCCGGCTGCTCCGGTCGATCGGCCAGGAGCAGGTCCGCAAGCTGCGCGCGCCGCTGCGGCTGAAGTACCACCTGACCCTGCAGAACCGGGTGGACGAGCTGGTCGAGCAGATCAAGTACGAGGGCGAGAGCGGCGGCGGCGTGCAGGCCCGCGGTCTGCTGCGGCCGTACGCGGACTACCCGTTCCTGCGCGGCGGGCGCAAGAGCGTGCCGTCCGGCGTGCTCAAGCTGGACAACTCGCTGGTCATGCGCAGCCGGCTGTACGAGAGCGCCTGGGTGGGCGGGAAGCTGCGGCTGACCGGTCACGCGTACCCGGAGCAGCTCGGCGCGGCGAACAAGCACGACATGGTCCGCACCCTGGTGCTGCGCGAGGCCAAGGGCCGCCGGGTGATCGCGGTGCCGATGAAGACCCAGTACAGCCCCGAGGCCACCGCGAGCTGCAACCACGACCTGTACAACTGCGACTGGTCCGGCTTCACCGTGTCCCTCGACCCGAAGAAGCTCAAGCACCGTGGCCAGTGGAAGGACGGCCACTGGCGCGTCCTGGTGGCCGGCGCGGGCAAGGGCGGCATCTACAAGGGCCGGATCTCGGCGGGCTGGCACGACACCGCCGAATCGATCCCGCCGCACTGGGTCGAGCCGGACGTGCGGATCGTGCCGTGGGTGCGGGACAACTTCGTCTACCTGCACGTGGAGACCGTCAAGGCCCGGGTGACCGGCCTGGCCGCGCACGGCGACCGGGTGGAGGTCTCCGGCGCGGCCCGCTCCGGCGCGAGCTTCGCCGGGGCCCGGCTGCGGCTCACCCACATCGAGTCGGACCGCGAGCTGAGCTTCCCGGTGGAGCTGGGCGCGCCGGTCGGCGCGCTGCAGCCGTTCACCTCGTCCGTCGAGGTGGCCGAGCTGACCGCCGTCCGCGAGGCCTGGGCCGAGCTGGACCCGGTGGCCGCCGAGCGCGTCCGCGACCGCTGGGACAGCGCGCTGGTGCTCGCCGACGGCAGCGTCCTCCCGCTGGTCTGGGACGACCGCAACGCGCCCGAGCAGCTGCACCTGCCGCTGGACCCGCAGGCGCCGGCCGAGCAGCGCCGGGCGATCTACACCAAGCCCTCCCCGAGCGGCCACCTGCAGTTCTCCGACCAGCTGCTGCAGCCGGTGGTGGACGAGGTGGCGTCGCGCGGCGCGGACGGCTTCCTGCTGAGCGGCTCGTTCCCGCTGCCCGGCGCGCACCGCTGGGAGCTCGTGGTCCGGCACCACTGGCGCGAGGAGGAGCACGTCTACCCGGTGGAGATCTCGGACGGCCGGTTCCGCACCGCGCTGCCCGCCGTGCCGACCGCCTCCTTCGCCGGCCGCGTCCCGCTCGCCGCCGGCACCTGGCGGGTCTTCTTCCGCCCGGTCGGCGATTCGGCCGCCGCCCTGCCGGACAGCTTCGTGCAGATCTCCCCGGACTGCTTCGGCTCGCTGCCGGTGGAGGTGGAGTCCCGCGGCAAGCGGATCGCGCTGGAGCGCCGCTACCACGACGGCCTGTCGCTGGAGTCGCACTCGGCCCTGCTGCCCGAGGAGCGGTCCGGCTACCGCCAGCGCCAGCTCCGCAGCGTCGACTACCCGGCTGCCCGCCGGCTGCCGGTGCGCGACACCGTGCTGTACAACGCCGGGCACGGCAGCGTGTACGCCGACTCGCCGAAGGCGGTCCACGAGGAGCTGGTGCGCCGCGGCCTGCCGCTGGAGCACTTGTGGGGCAGCGACGACATGCAGGCCGACCTGCCGCGCACCGCGCGGGCGGTGCGGCTGTGGAGCCCGGAGTGGTTCGAGGCGCTGGCGACGGCCAAGTACATCGTCACCAGCACCCACCTGCCCGACTTCTTCGTCCGCCGGCCCGGCCAGGTGGTCGTCCAGACCTGGCTGGGCAGCCCGCTGAAGCAGGTCGGCTTCGACTTCGAGAAGGTCTGGTTCACCGACTCGAACTACCTCAAGGGCCTGTCCCGCGAGGTCCCGAACTGGAGCCTGCTGGTGGCCGGCAACAGCTGGTCCGCCCCGGTGCTGCGGCGCGCCTTCGATTTCCAGGGCGAGATCCTGGAGAGCGGATCGCCCCGGAACGACCTGCTGTTCGCGGCCGACCGGGAGAAGACGGCGGAACAGGTCCGCGAGCGGCTCGGCCTGCCCGAGGGCAAGAAGGTCGTGCTGTACGCGCCGACCTGGCGCGAGGACCGGCGCCGGCCGAACGGCGGCTACCAGATCGACCTGCGGATCGACCTGGCGGCGGCCAAGGCCGCGCTCGGCGACGACCAGGTGCTGCTGGTGCGCCGGCACAACATGATGTGCGGCCAGATCCCGGGCGCCGGCAACGGCTACATCTGGGACGTCGGCAGCTACCCCGACATGGCGGAGCTGCTGCTGATCACCGACGTGCTGGTCACCGACTACTCGTCGAGCGTCTTCGACTTCGCCACCACCGGCAAGCCGATGCTCTTCTTCACGCACGACCTGGAGCACTACCGCGACAACCTGCGCGGTTTCAGCCTGAACTTCGAGGCCGAGGCGCCCGGCCCGCTGCTGGCCACCTCCGAGGAACTGGTCGAGGCGCTGGGCCGGGTGGACGAGGTCGCGGCCGGGTACGCGGACCGGGCGGCCGCGTTCCGCGCGGCGTACTGCGACCTGGACGACGGCAAGGCCGCCGCCCGGGTGGTCGACGCGATGCTCCGCAAGGAGTAG
- the trpS gene encoding tryptophan--tRNA ligase, whose protein sequence is MLSGIQPTSGSFHLGNYLGAVRQWVDLQTANDAFYMVVDLHAITVPQDPVTLRQNTRISAAQLLGAGLDPEHCTLFVQSHVPEHAQLAWVMNCLTGFGEASRMTQFKDKSSRYGAESTTVGLFTYPILQIADILLYQADAVPVGEDQRQHVEITRDIAERFNSRYTPTFTIPKPYILKETAKIMDLQDPGIKMSKSASSPKGLVSLLDEPKVSAKKFKSAVTDTDTVVSYDEERKPGVSNLLRIHSALSGQSVEQLVAHFEGKMYGALKTELAELFTEWVAPFQERTSTFLDDPAELDRVLAIGAEKARAVASETLATVYDRIGFLPAAKR, encoded by the coding sequence GTGCTCTCCGGGATCCAGCCCACCTCCGGCTCGTTCCACCTCGGCAACTACCTGGGCGCGGTGCGCCAGTGGGTCGACCTGCAGACGGCGAACGACGCCTTCTACATGGTCGTCGACCTGCACGCGATCACCGTGCCGCAGGACCCGGTGACCCTGCGCCAGAACACCCGGATCTCCGCCGCCCAGCTGCTCGGCGCCGGCCTGGACCCGGAGCACTGCACCCTGTTCGTCCAGTCGCACGTGCCCGAGCACGCGCAGCTCGCCTGGGTGATGAACTGCCTCACCGGCTTCGGCGAGGCCTCCCGGATGACCCAGTTCAAGGACAAGTCCTCCCGGTACGGCGCCGAGAGCACCACCGTGGGCCTGTTCACCTACCCGATCCTGCAGATCGCGGACATCCTGCTCTACCAGGCGGACGCCGTCCCGGTCGGCGAGGACCAGCGCCAGCACGTGGAGATCACCCGCGACATCGCGGAGCGCTTCAACTCGCGCTACACCCCGACGTTCACGATCCCCAAGCCGTACATCCTCAAGGAGACGGCGAAGATCATGGACCTGCAGGACCCGGGCATCAAGATGAGCAAGTCGGCCTCCTCGCCCAAGGGCCTGGTCAGCCTGCTGGACGAGCCGAAGGTCAGCGCCAAGAAGTTCAAGAGCGCCGTCACCGACACCGACACCGTGGTCTCCTACGACGAGGAGCGGAAGCCGGGCGTCTCCAACCTGCTGCGGATCCACTCCGCGCTCAGCGGCCAGTCGGTCGAGCAGCTGGTCGCGCACTTCGAGGGCAAGATGTACGGCGCCCTGAAGACCGAGCTGGCCGAGCTGTTCACCGAGTGGGTCGCCCCCTTCCAGGAGCGCACCAGCACCTTCCTGGACGACCCGGCCGAGCTGGACCGGGTGCTGGCGATCGGCGCCGAGAAGGCCCGCGCGGTGGCTTCCGAGACGCTCGCGACGGTGTACGACCGGATCGGCTTCCTCCCGGCCGCCAAGCGGTGA
- a CDS encoding CDP-glycerol glycerophosphotransferase family protein, translating to MPALTRFVLPHAAPRVSAGRPTADEDVVFGLLRARWHGRGLELTGFARPLNLDTGRPGSAWTWLTLRHQDGTEPPLHLRSRPRRLPEVTDDSAQPDHNHDWSGFTALVEPSRLRRDGRWLLGDWQIETTLFTRPRSTRLRRQYGTLAPHWCGSGEYPPARWVDRDVRLQPYFEDGRLGLRLERPGVRLDHAEPAADGIRLGGVADHCPAGTVLRLRHRQSDAVIEQPLTRTGNTFTVDLPYRPFTADGRGRGVLEHWDAELLRPDGGTEQLCLDERRGPVARQYPLPDAPDRVLYLKHLADGRLQVCVQPAAGVVDRIAVHFAGFELSGHCPDPAVDRLELVLRHNGTAGEVRTPVEPEPDGRFRARLPATRTGSDGAVLPLRKGIWEAALEPADRSGPARPLIAAASVLPALPATATTGGKHVVLQRRWHDTLLVDSTPVLDATERSAWTQHRLRTEHYPAARREPLREAVLYDVFGGRGYADSPRAVHAELARRGAPLEHLWVVDDGQAELPPGVVPVRIWSPEWYRALATCRYLVGNTHFPDFLERREGQVVVQTWHGSLLKRIAHDVDNSWLADHGYLEALDRETPQWSMLLSPSPFATPILRRAFRYDGEVLESGYPRGDVLAQPDRRVAATVRRRLGIPEGKRVVLYAPTWREDQQRGDGEGFRLDLRLDVDHARRLLGEDHVLLVRPHSHVREPLPGSGDGFLFDCGDFPDPQELLLIADVLVTDYSSIMFDFAITGRPVYFFTYDLEHYRDTLRGFYFDFEPNAPGPLVPDSAELLEALRELADSGAELPPGYAERYRRFRAEHCALDDGGASRRVVDRMLELGRTAR from the coding sequence ATGCCTGCGCTCACCCGGTTCGTCCTGCCGCACGCCGCCCCCCGGGTGAGCGCCGGCCGACCCACCGCCGACGAGGACGTGGTGTTCGGACTGCTGCGGGCCCGCTGGCACGGCCGCGGGCTGGAACTCACCGGCTTCGCCCGCCCGCTGAACCTGGACACCGGCCGCCCCGGCTCGGCCTGGACCTGGCTGACCCTGCGCCACCAGGACGGCACCGAACCTCCGCTGCACCTGCGCTCCAGACCCCGCAGGCTCCCCGAGGTCACCGACGACAGCGCCCAGCCCGACCACAACCACGACTGGTCCGGCTTCACCGCCCTGGTGGAACCCTCCCGGCTGCGCCGCGACGGCCGCTGGCTGCTCGGCGACTGGCAGATCGAGACCACCCTGTTCACCCGCCCCCGCTCCACCCGGCTGCGCCGCCAGTACGGCACCCTCGCCCCCCACTGGTGCGGCTCCGGCGAGTACCCGCCGGCCCGCTGGGTGGACCGCGACGTACGCCTCCAGCCGTACTTCGAGGACGGCCGGCTGGGACTGCGGCTGGAGCGCCCCGGCGTCCGGCTCGACCACGCCGAACCCGCCGCCGACGGCATCCGGCTGGGCGGCGTCGCCGACCACTGCCCCGCCGGCACCGTGCTGCGGCTGCGGCACCGGCAGAGCGACGCGGTGATCGAGCAGCCGCTCACCCGCACCGGCAACACCTTCACCGTCGACCTGCCCTACCGGCCGTTCACCGCCGACGGGCGCGGCCGCGGCGTGCTCGAGCACTGGGACGCCGAACTGCTGCGCCCCGACGGCGGCACCGAGCAGCTCTGCCTGGACGAGCGCCGCGGGCCGGTGGCCCGGCAGTACCCGCTGCCGGACGCCCCGGACCGGGTGCTCTACCTCAAGCACCTCGCGGACGGCCGGCTCCAGGTCTGCGTCCAGCCCGCCGCCGGCGTGGTCGACCGGATCGCGGTCCACTTCGCCGGCTTCGAACTGTCCGGCCACTGCCCGGACCCGGCCGTCGACCGACTGGAGCTGGTCCTGCGGCACAACGGCACCGCGGGCGAGGTCCGCACCCCGGTCGAGCCCGAACCGGACGGCCGCTTCCGGGCCCGGCTGCCCGCCACCCGCACCGGCTCGGACGGCGCCGTGCTGCCGCTGCGCAAGGGCATCTGGGAGGCCGCCCTGGAGCCCGCCGACCGCTCCGGCCCGGCCCGGCCGCTGATCGCCGCCGCGAGCGTGCTGCCCGCGCTGCCCGCCACCGCGACCACCGGCGGCAAGCACGTCGTGCTGCAGCGCCGCTGGCACGACACCCTGCTGGTGGACTCCACCCCGGTGCTCGACGCCACCGAGCGCAGCGCCTGGACCCAACACCGGCTGCGCACCGAGCACTACCCGGCCGCCCGCCGCGAACCGCTGCGCGAGGCGGTGCTGTACGACGTGTTCGGCGGCCGCGGCTACGCCGACTCCCCGCGCGCGGTGCACGCCGAACTCGCCCGCCGCGGCGCGCCGTTGGAGCACCTGTGGGTGGTCGACGACGGTCAGGCCGAACTGCCGCCCGGGGTCGTCCCGGTGCGGATCTGGAGCCCGGAGTGGTACCGCGCCCTGGCCACCTGCCGCTACCTGGTCGGCAACACCCACTTCCCGGACTTCCTGGAGCGCCGCGAGGGCCAGGTCGTGGTGCAGACCTGGCACGGCTCGCTGCTGAAGCGGATCGCCCACGACGTCGACAACTCCTGGCTGGCCGACCACGGCTACCTGGAGGCGCTCGACCGGGAGACCCCGCAGTGGAGCATGCTGCTCTCCCCCAGCCCGTTCGCCACCCCGATCCTGCGGCGCGCCTTCCGCTACGACGGCGAGGTCCTGGAGTCCGGCTACCCGCGCGGCGACGTGCTGGCCCAGCCGGACCGGCGGGTCGCCGCGACGGTCCGCCGCCGGCTCGGCATCCCCGAGGGCAAGCGGGTCGTGCTGTACGCGCCGACCTGGCGCGAGGACCAGCAGCGCGGCGACGGAGAGGGCTTCCGACTCGACCTGAGGCTCGACGTCGACCACGCCCGCCGACTGCTCGGCGAGGACCACGTGCTGCTGGTCCGCCCGCACTCGCACGTGCGCGAGCCGCTGCCGGGCTCCGGCGACGGCTTCCTGTTCGACTGCGGGGACTTCCCCGACCCGCAGGAACTGCTGCTGATCGCGGACGTGCTGGTCACCGACTACTCGTCGATCATGTTCGACTTCGCGATCACCGGCCGCCCGGTGTACTTCTTCACCTACGACCTGGAGCACTACCGCGACACCCTGCGCGGCTTCTACTTCGACTTCGAGCCGAACGCCCCCGGCCCGCTGGTCCCCGATTCCGCCGAACTGCTCGAGGCACTGCGCGAACTCGCCGACAGCGGGGCGGAGTTGCCGCCCGGGTACGCCGAGCGCTACCGGCGCTTCCGGGCCGAGCACTGCGCTCTGGACGACGGCGGGGCGTCCCGCCGGGTGGTCGACCGGATGCTCGAACTCGGCCGAACGGCACGGTAG
- a CDS encoding 2'-5' RNA ligase family protein: MSVPEPYGALIQDARAGHGDPQARSIPTHVTLLPPTELPAEVLPKVEEHLAAVAAAHRPFRMLLRGGGTFRPVSPVVFVRVEEGAQECRLLEADVRSGPLARELAFPYHPHVTVAHGLPDDVLDQAYEQARGFRASFLVPGFSLSRFDADEVWRPWRDYRFL, from the coding sequence GTGAGCGTTCCGGAGCCGTACGGCGCGCTGATCCAGGACGCCCGGGCCGGCCACGGCGACCCGCAGGCCCGCTCGATACCGACGCACGTCACCCTGCTGCCGCCGACCGAGCTGCCCGCCGAGGTTCTGCCGAAGGTCGAGGAGCACCTGGCGGCGGTGGCGGCCGCGCACCGGCCGTTCCGGATGCTGCTGCGCGGCGGCGGCACCTTCCGCCCGGTCTCCCCGGTGGTGTTCGTCCGGGTCGAGGAGGGCGCGCAGGAGTGCCGGCTGCTGGAGGCGGACGTCCGGTCCGGCCCGCTGGCCCGCGAACTGGCCTTCCCGTACCACCCGCACGTGACGGTCGCCCACGGTCTGCCGGACGACGTGCTGGACCAGGCGTACGAGCAGGCGCGCGGGTTCCGGGCGTCCTTCCTGGTGCCCGGCTTCTCGCTCTCCCGGTTCGACGCGGACGAGGTCTGGCGGCCCTGGCGGGACTACCGGTTCTTGTGA